The genomic DNA taaattatggttattttgttttaaatgtagaaggttgataacctccgaatagaaacgtttatacttaagcaatttctttgttttaaagaattgaactgtgatttttaataagtaagtttgttgaaactaattgtacttaaattagtgatataaagtaatttgttttgaatttttgcagaataattgcttttttaaagagaactacaggttttgtttttgtgatagtaacaaattggactgaaaattgaaatacaggtatttttcaatcaaatattctttttattttcattaagatgccaggaacagtatctgaaaaattaaaatacaacattttcatgaactcaaatgacattacataaaagtaaatcgttggaatttatcaaaatgtattttagtaccattcaaaaatgttgatttataaaattttgtagtatcaactgcgacctacgcctcaacaatgaaggtcggttgtcgtgaacactgttctccgtcgaaagttgcggagttacagggacctgctccatatgttgttctgaaaaatattatgaatttgtcaacattttgtcataaagatttgtattccttatgtacagtcaaattgataacatttacctaacaatgtgtcattcatatcaatggctatattatgtaatacagccaatgctatgatcacagcttttccattttggaggcttactggtaagccatggagtaggcattggaaccgctgcttccacaccccaaaacacctttcaacagtgttcctagttgagatgtgagcattattgtatgcttcttcttctggacgactaggccttaaaataggtgtaaatagatatggcagaagagggtagcccgaatcgccaataaggcgtcctctaaactgcctatcctcaaatcgttgttttatattgctctccataaaaattcgactgtcatgtgtactgcctcgccatctagccactatatccattattttgaggtcagcatcacagacaacctaaaataaaaaaaacagtatcctgtaggtaatccatccaataatatagtgttgaatgttgctaaaatttagatcatacaaagtaaaaattatagacattattaaaacaaatctttctctgttgtaaactgtataaaatcaaaatatattttacctgaacattcagggaataatagccttttctattaatatagtactgggccatgtcacctccggtttttttaattttaatgtgggtgcaatctatggctcctatcaccccaggaaaatttttaattgctctaaatttggcactaattctttcctgctctcctatagtgataggcattttgatgaaggaatttgccttattcgcgattgcatgcgcgactctggcgcatatccggctcactgtcggctgacttaggccatggaggtcaccagcatcatcttgtacctgaaaatgtatgaaaataattatagcagccacgacaaagggataaaataaaacacttttttgtgcttacctcacgacgtccccaacatcttatggccactaaaacttgcagttcaggacacgtgccaccacctctagcgctctgaaccagatcatcttccaccaaatctatgatggtgcgcactgtgtccttattgaacctatattttattttaaaatttaggtcccgcaaatcgaatgggttgcttcgttggcggtagagctttctacgtcgcgctgggtcggcattattggctaaatgcacaattgcatttatagcattcattttcacaagcaaggatcacagcaaggatattttgaataaataaaccaacgaagtgacattcatatgaaatgacatttataaaagttaggttaaaataggtttattagagctttaaacaaggcccgagctctcgataacttatcacacagttataagaggattttagcgctaaatgacgattatgaataacaatttttatcaaacgttttataaacctctaataagcatttgataaaatgtgaaaaatgattatgaataagaccgtcaGTCTTTTAGCCCTTATTTAATGAGTCTTACTTAATTTAGTTTAGACGCCTCAGAACCttctattttattactaccttcAGTTTTCAAGACTTGTAAAGATATTTTTGTCAAAGTACACGGAGGACTCGCcacatacattttttaatcCGGACTTGCTACAACTCTTATTCATGACATTTAATTTACAGTGTATATGGTAAAACTCTTGTATAAAATCTTGttattaacataattttattaaaagtaaaaatacacgcgtattttaaaaagaaatgtCGAAATGAGTTTCAGCTCCTGAACACAACGGCTAGAAAGCTCTCGGCTTTAAGCtttgtaattaaaatgtt from Ostrinia nubilalis chromosome 8, ilOstNubi1.1, whole genome shotgun sequence includes the following:
- the LOC135074105 gene encoding putative nuclease HARBI1; protein product: MNAINAIVHLANNADPARRRKLYRQRSNPFDLRDLNFKIKYRFNKDTVRTIIDLVEDDLVQSARGGGTCPELQVLVAIRCWGRREVQDDAGDLHGLSQPTVSRICARVAHAIANKANSFIKMPITIGEQERISAKFRAIKNFPGVIGAIDCTHIKIKKTGGDMAQYYINRKGYYSLNVQVVCDADLKIMDIVARWRGSTHDSRIFMESNIKQRFEDRQFRGRLIGDSGYPLLPYLFTPILRPSRPEEEAYNNAHISTRNTVERCFGVWKQRFQCLLHGLPVSLQNGKAVIIALAVLHNIAIDMNDTLLEQHMEQVPVTPQLSTENSVHDNRPSLLRRRSQLILQNFINQHF